The Mangrovimonas cancribranchiae nucleotide sequence GCCGTGTAGGTATAGAATGTTCATACAGTTAGTCTTTATATTTATTATAAATTTGTTCAACTTCTTTTTTTATACGATCTCGAAGCCATTGAGGTTCCAAAACCTCAGTTTCGATACTCATTTTTAATATTTCAATGATAAACTCGTAGTTAGGGACTAAATTATAGGTAACTACCGCAAAACCATCATCGGGATGGGGTAACGTTTTTTGAGAAGGATGTAACGGCAAACTCTCTAAGTACTTTAAATGTAAATGGGTTACCTTAAGGACTATGTGTTCCGGTGATTTATTAGAGTACATTAAACCAATTATCTTTTCAAAACGATGTGTTTGTTGTACATAGGATGATCGGTTAATTACCGATAGTTCTCCTAAATTTATATTAGTAATGCGTTCAATACCAAATGTTCTAATATCGTTTTCACCTTTAGGAACTCCCACAAGATACCAGCGATTTATATATTCTTTAATAATTATAGGGGTCACAATCTTTTGTTTATATGTATTATAATGAAAGCTATAGTGTGTGAATTCTAGGTCACGTTCCTGTTTAATGGCCATTAAGATAGTTTCAAGATTATCAATACCTTTTAAATGGCTAGAGTCATCAAACTGAACATATTCTAATGTTTTGTTATTGTTCTTAAGTCCATCTGCAAACACATCGGCTAATGATACTAATTCTAAAAACCTAAAAAATGACTCTACCTTCACACTTTTCTCTTCATCTATATAATATCCGTTATTGTTTTTACTATACGTAAGCTCTATACCAAAATCGGCTTTAATTTTTTCAAAATCACGTTCTAAAGTCCGTGATGAAATATTAAAATCTTTATCGGCTAAAAATTCTAAAATGTCCTCTTTAGAGGCTTGTTTTTTATCATGAATAAATTGAATGATAAATTGTAAGCGTCTTGAAATATGGTATTTAGACATGGTTTGCGAATTTAGATTTCTAGAACGTCAAATAGTGACGATGTACTAAATATAGCATAAAAAATTAAGTACGACATCTATTGGCGAGCATACTTATTTGTTTTATAAAAGGAATTTAAAATACAGCCCTAACATTTAAAAATAAACAAGCGCAAAAACATGAGGTTACGAGTATTAATAGCGGGAAGCAGGACCTATGCCAATTATGAAAATTTAAAAAGAGTTTGTGATTTGCAGTTGCGACAACTAGATGAGGTTGAGATAATAAGCGGCGGAGCCAGAGGTGCAGATCGCTTGGCGATACGTTACGCCGAAGAGAACCAACTAAAGTTAACCATTGTTAAGCCAGATTGGAAAACATTTGGAAAGGCGGCAGGTTTTGTGAGAAATGCGGCCATGATAGAATTTGCCGACCTAGTAATTGTTTTTTGGGACGGAAAAAGTACTGGA carries:
- a CDS encoding WYL domain-containing protein produces the protein MSKYHISRRLQFIIQFIHDKKQASKEDILEFLADKDFNISSRTLERDFEKIKADFGIELTYSKNNNGYYIDEEKSVKVESFFRFLELVSLADVFADGLKNNNKTLEYVQFDDSSHLKGIDNLETILMAIKQERDLEFTHYSFHYNTYKQKIVTPIIIKEYINRWYLVGVPKGENDIRTFGIERITNINLGELSVINRSSYVQQTHRFEKIIGLMYSNKSPEHIVLKVTHLHLKYLESLPLHPSQKTLPHPDDGFAVVTYNLVPNYEFIIEILKMSIETEVLEPQWLRDRIKKEVEQIYNKYKD
- a CDS encoding DUF2493 domain-containing protein — encoded protein: MRLRVLIAGSRTYANYENLKRVCDLQLRQLDEVEIISGGARGADRLAIRYAEENQLKLTIVKPDWKTFGKAAGFVRNAAMIEFADLVIVFWDGKSTGTKHAIALARLRKIKVIINFFKEDA